The window AAGCAAAagacagagaaagaaaaggcGGAGAAAGCAAAAGAGGATGGGGACAAGGTATGGACCCTTGGCATCTTGTTCACGACAAACTATTAATTATTGGGTGCTACGTTACTGTTTTCCTGTTCTATGTTGTTTGATTTGGCTATTTGATAAACCGATAGAAGAACACATTATGAAGTATTAGTTGTTAGATTTGCATTAATTGGTCATAACTTTTTTTCACTAGGATCCCCTTGTAATGAGGACTGtcaaagatgagatgatataaaatgagatgagatgggttgagagaaTCTTTGTATCTAAACGCAGCCTTAAGGGTCTTGGTTGATAGGATGGCTTATTGAAATGTGTATCCAGTATCCCAGTTTGCAAGCCAAAATTTTAAGGCCACTCAACCAACCTGATGtggtttatttgattttttttataggtaaaattaaCTTTATTGATGAGAATGAAAAAGGTGTTGCCAAGAATACAGGGAGCATACAAAAGAAAACGCCTATGACATTCTAGGaaccagaaaaaagaaacaagaaaactgGTGTGGTTTTTAGTGCTTAATTTAAAAAAGCAATACAGGGGAACAAAGCTTGGCTTAAGTTTCATAAGTTTTGGAAAACTTCAATTAGCTCCTTCCTCTTTAGTCAAGGTTTGCCTTACTTCTCCACCACTCATCCCGATAATAATTTAGGTCAAATGATACAGGCGTCTTTGTTTAAATGATAGATGATGTGCCGTAGAATCATACATGTATGTGCTGCAGCTGtagattttggtttaaaatATGTGGCAACGTAGGATTACAAAGTCATTTTTCTTCAAGTAATGGACTAAGAACTGGTTTTTGTAGTTTGTGACTTTGGTGTCCTATTGTGAGTTGTGGTTTTTAGACATTTTTAAGCTGAAAAGATGAATTTATGTTAGATGTGAATTGACGATAGTCCATTCCCCAATCCAATGTTTATTGAGTGGAAGTGGGTTTTGGTGTGGTATGTCATGATGTATTCTGGTGGCCTTTTATTAATTTGTCTGTAAAGCTGATCTCTTGCATTATTTTGATTTCATATTCAATTTCGTTTActtgtgattttattattttcagaaatCTGAGGGGACCCATCAGGATTGAAATGTTCAACTGCACTAGTGGATAGCTTCTTGCTTTGGAgatgaggaaaaataaaatgtagcCAACTTTTAACTCTCGACCAGATCtggtattttttgtaaaaatgtacGTTTCGTGTTATCATCTCTTAAACTGTAATTTACATGAGGCCTGTTTGTATGCAGGTTCTTAATTTGTTCAGAGGTTTCTGTTAATGATCTTGACCTTCGATTTCTTGTGCTTTTGCATTTGTTTTCATGGGCTTCTGTTTTTGCATTTATGATATGACCAGCTCTTATGAATATTGAGGGCTTGCCCTTCCCTGGTCATAAAACCTTGACATTTTACAGTAAGAAATGGTGCAGATTTTGGTTGTGCTAAAAGCCAAAACAAGGCTCCTTCACTCAATTTTCTGAATCAATTTCTCCTACAGCCTATGAAGTTCATGCAGTCTGCTATTGAGATTGAAAGACTCCATGTCTGTTATTCAATGATTGAGGGAAAGATTCTTGAATAAATGACTGAAATTTAGAAATGGGATTCCTGAACACTAACCTTTTTCTAGTTAATATTTGCTGGTGTGGCTTGGAAGGGCCTGCACACTGAAATGATGTGAAGAAGTTCCAAATCAACGGCTTTCAagatttcttggatttttttatgattgtatgtggtgaaaatgaaaatgatggaTTCAAGGTTTTGGTATGATATCGTTTTGATTGCTTCAACTGGAAAACAACAAAGTTGTATGTTTGATGATAAACTGACTGTCTTAGAACAATCTGAATCATTCTTGAAAAATGTGAGCAGTGGCATTATATTTCATCGTTCTTCCAGAAAATTGGCTTCAAAACCAAGAGCGTTTATTATCTCATAATAATGTGTCGTTTATCAATGGGATAATGAGGCGGCATATGATActttttgagaaatactttagctacaaatgaattatataaaggtaattttataaattgatgtgtcatgatgtgatttatcagattgtaaaattaattttattataaaatagatttaacagaCTACTTGAAGCCACAAAATTTATGAAAACTAcaataatttacaaaatttgcaGAGTTCAGTTTTCCATGAGCAAGGGCGTAGTGATTGATTGGAATTTCATCAAACTCGTGGCCATAATCCTGAAAAATATTAAGCACCGAGGTATGAATTTATTGAGTGTCAACCACAAGAAACTATGAACATGAGACAATCTGGTCTTGACCAAAAAGAGTAGTTCACTATTATTTCATTACCATTTCAGTTTAACATTGAATGTAATCTCTCTACCCCCCACAAAAATTTCTGagaatcaaaataattttggtgTTTTATTAAGTTGGCCCTTTTCTTTCTCAGGCCTTGAGGGAAAGCCCTGCCTTGAGTTTCTGAATGGTAGCAACATCAGTCTTGAAGGACTTTGCCAAGATCGCATCATCAATGTTGGTAGCGAATACAGTTGTTGGAACTGAGATAGTTCCAGCATTTACACTCCCAAATGCAGAGATTGCTGTGGCTGAACTATTTGCATCACTATTGAACTGGTAGTGAACAAGTCCCTTTGGAAATACAAACAAGTCACCAGTTTGGAGTACCTGAGTGAAGAGCTTATTAGTAGTATCAATAAACCCAACTTCCAGGGCACCACCAAGGAGAAACAAGAGCTCCGCAGAGCGAGGATGGGTGTGAGGTGGATTGATAGAGCCAGCCGGGTATTGGAGAATCGCATAGGAAACACTTTGGCCAGCGAGGGCCGGGAATTCAGCAAGGCTTGCTTTCGAGACCTTGAAGATTGTGGGCGGAGGTGCCCCGACAACAGCCCTCAAGTTGGTAAGTGTGAAGTAGCTGTCATCAACTGTGAAGTTTGGTGCGACTACAAAATCTGAGAGGATATCTTCATCTCCAGCAGTCACTATGCGGATAGTAGCGAAGGCAAGCACGAGTGCAAAGCAGAACAAGCGCTTGCAAGTGCTGAAGGCCATGGACATGCTACCTGAAGGCAGAACTTGATTTGATATGTAGAAATATAAAGCTGACTTCCTTAATACTTGCTGCAACATGGTAGGTAATAtatagggagggagggagggaagtGCAAAGGAATGAGTGCTATTTGCAGGCCATAGGGCGGCAATTTTAGTTGGAaactacaatatttttttttttgttttatttcaagATAAATTTTCAAGTGGAAACTACAATGTGGAGATTCCTTGTCccgtctcgtttgtttttataattcttctCAACTTAGTTCATCTTATCtactcattataatttttttaaattcttatagaaaataaaataaaactaatattaaaaaaatatatattatattttatttaacttttaactttaattttaactcatctcatctacgaaaataaACGAGAGGTTGGCAAACTGCCCCAactgaaaacaaacgaaccaATAATATGTGACCTTCAGCCATAGCCTGCCATTGAAGCAGAAAGTTGTGGTGAGTTGGGGGGCAAACTGCCCCAactgagatttgtaaaagttgagggcagatagtgaaaaataaataaataaacaaacttatGAGGCTAATTGTGAAAGCTGATTTAAGAAtcagggtttttttttataattttcaagaaTTTATGAGTAGACCAGATCCATTGGGCCTAACTGACCTGCCCAATCtactaattttacaatttgacttCAAGTCCTTCTATTTTAAGTGTTCTCTATATTAATGACACAACAAGACTTGATTTGCAGTTTTGTCTCCcattattagaagaaaaattattctcatcggTTATTATTTACTATCTCGTACTCCATACTTTATGAAAAACTATAAGTATagagtataaaaataaatagtgactaatgCATAACATTTCTCTTACTAGAAATATAAACTAAAAGAACTGTTTATTTTaagctaaaaaagaaaactaaaacaagtaaataaagtaCTGTACTTTTTTAGATCAGTTGGtacttaataataatagagaataGTATGATGGTTTTGGAAGTCTGATTTGCTTTGCTTGCATAAGCTCAAAAGGGCTTTACCTTCCACTATGTTTAAGATACCTAAGCATgattaacatttttaaacaaGCTGCTAGAAAAAACccattgtttttttgttttttttttttaatctgttttgTGGTTTGACTTTGACTTAGCCACTATCTATAGGGAGGGGAGGCAAAAaatttatgagtaatgttacatatagttgtggaatgcgcaaacgtcgtacaatcattttgaaaaagaatgaagtctactattaaaaaattaatttcttttcatgtgggtctcatatttattcatttttttcaaaatgactgtacaacgcttgcacactcacgactccaagtatcatttttcaaaatttatttgggCTGATAACCTAATGGGGGTGGGAATCGTGCTTCAAAAGATAATGTCCGAGAGCCAATACAGTACACTGTTCATACGTTCTGGACAGTCCACTCCACTCTCCGTCTCTGCATTGAATAATGGAGTAATACAGGAAGAGTGGTCAAAGGGGATATGAAAAGTCTTGAGAATATTTAGGTTAGATTTTATTGTGTATGATGATCTCAAAGCGATGGAGACCATCTGCAGGTAAATGCAGGTTGATGGGCAATTGAAATTGACATACAGGTCGAAGCAAGTTAGATAAGTTTTTGTAGTGACATCTGGTTTCTGATGCTATCAAGCCTACCAAAGCAGCAGCTGTGCTTGACTTGCTCATAGCTTCACAATTACATTCTTTCCAAAATAAGTGAATGGTTAAAGTGGAGTGTGCAAGTGTCgtgtaattaatttgaaaaaaataaataaatataatatttacatgaaaaaaaataatagtagattttactctttttcaaattaattgcaCGAtgtttgcacactcacgacttcaactattatttttcttctaaaatttatatattttggaacCTAAAATCCCAACATTACTTCAACTCTCGTTTGGAATCTAAAATCATTCCAACtcatcattgtaatttttttaaattctaaaataaaatataataaataattcaattttttcaaattttaaaataataataaataatattctaataatattttattatctcaattcaactcaatttaatatcTACACATACATTtcctcataaaaataaaaaaaaaaaattgttttatgaaAGCTTAAAATTAATTGGGTTATaaaccccaccaaaatatgAAGGCCAGCCAACACCATAACAGTAGTACTCTTACCTTAATGTGGAAACCCATTTCAATCTTAATCAGAGCCATTAAAAAGGCTGAGGACAGAGCTCTAACCATTCTTTAATAAGGAAAAGCAAATAACAGAAGAAGACtgacagggaaaaaaaaaaaaagaggaaatggAGTTGGAATTTCCAGCGCTTGGGGGCCTAAAAAACCCCATTAATGATTCTGTGGAACCCATCTTCGGAGCTTtgcatctttttaaaaatttgatggaaaatttTGGTTGGACACAAAgagataagatttttatttagaaaatgatagatgtataatattttttatataattctatttaaaataaaaaatatttttataaaataatattattttatataaatatctttattttaaaatataaaaattattttcatcgattattattttttattattttgaaccACTCACTCTATTAAGCATAGCCTTTGCTTTCTGCAGGAGTCAGACAGCAACGGCGCACAGTGGTTTTGCAGACAAATTTATGGAATTCGGATAGAAGTGGTCTGCATTTTGAGAAAGCGAGAGAGACAGAGCAAGGTGATAGAATTGATGAGCATGGAGTTGAACGATGAAAACTAAAGTACATGAAGGAGCAACGACACGTAAAGCGCGGTGGTGGAGGTATTGTGGACAGAATGTTGTTATTTTGGGCCCCCAAGCCAAAAGAAACTGAACGGTGGAGGGAATGTGTGGCTTTTAATTCTCTGTGTCTTTCACATAGACATTGACGCTTCCACACGC is drawn from Juglans regia cultivar Chandler chromosome 5, Walnut 2.0, whole genome shotgun sequence and contains these coding sequences:
- the LOC108981072 gene encoding germin-like protein 9-3, with product MSMAFSTCKRLFCFALVLAFATIRIVTAGDEDILSDFVVAPNFTVDDSYFTLTNLRAVVGAPPPTIFKVSKASLAEFPALAGQSVSYAILQYPAGSINPPHTHPRSAELLFLLGGALEVGFIDTTNKLFTQVLQTGDLFVFPKGLVHYQFNSDANSSATAISAFGSVNAGTISVPTTVFATNIDDAILAKSFKTDVATIQKLKAGLSLKA